The Primulina huaijiensis isolate GDHJ02 chromosome 10, ASM1229523v2, whole genome shotgun sequence region tgatgaaaaaagACTGTATATGCACATTGttgattatatttatttgatgtatattttttgttgtttacTTTTTAAGAATGagtttttcttttcattttttttaataaaaaatttccaaGAGGTATTTTTCCGTAAAAAATAACAGAGTCTTGAaatttaatatcataaaaataccaGATTTTATTTTCTCGAGTTGGACgttgatttattttcataattacttaaatttcatatttatacaAATGCCGGGTGTTGGATCAAGTCATAGGGGTGACAAAAGAAAGGGAAATTTCATCATGCATAGGGATGGTATACTGTACCGTACTGAAACTTGCATATCGTATATCGTATCATATCGTATCGAAAATCTCATACCATATATCGTACCAAAAGTTAcgacattaaaaatatttataccgataccgtaccgaaaatttcggtataccgaaaaatattgagatttcggtacggtatcaatATATACCATTTTATACCGgaaaaatacattatatatatttttaaaaaaattaactttgatatttaaaaatataagatattttttaatttatatatattatttcggtatttcgatatatacaaaaaatttcaaatttcatatcgTTATCGTACACAATATTTCAGTATCAATACCATATCATATCGTACAGAGTATTTTGGTAAATCCAGTATTTTTCGGTATGGTAACCTCGTATACATATTTATCAGGTAAATTTTTACATATTAGGTACACTTAAGTTAGTGTGTTCAAGAtggattaaaaaatttatcatcaCATATTCAACCAATTAGGAACGTGATTCATTATTTATGGATACAACAATAAGTTATGAAACAATTAGGCaaattttgcaaaataaatgataTGAGGCCTAAAAGGTTTGCGCGAGACGTTCAAACTCGTTAgaattcaacatataaattgttattattattttttgaatataaagatttattatgtatattttttcatcaatatGTTCAAGCTCGTGATATTTATTTGCTCTCAAATCAATGGAACATATGCACtaatatttgtaaaattttaaaagtttttatgaTGCTAGTGACCAATTATCCTATATTTATTATCATACTTCTCATTTAGTTATAATACATTGTTACAACATTGCATATATTTTTAGTGAACATATTAAATATAATGATGATACTTTAGTTCAATGTATTTATGTAatgaaaaaatggaaaaaatatttttttttacaaattcctgaatttttttatatgcttttatttTAGATCCTAGACTTAAATTAAATGGTTTACAAGAAatgttaataatatattatgaatctttaaaccatatTATGAAAACGATTCCTAATATCTCAttgattttgtttaatattaaaactaatttatatgatatttataatgaatataacatcaaatatggTGGATAATATGTTTCACATAACCACATGAAACATAATCCACTACCATTAGTAATATTACTTCTAAACTTATTAAAGTACAACTTTTATTAAGAGAACAGACGAAACGTGCACGAAGATCCTCAAGTTCCAGTCAGAATCTTGAGAATTATTTTAACACTTCTTTTGATTTTAGTTATGCAAGTGAGGAAACTTTCGAAATTTTGCGATGGTCACaaaaaacacaaatatatacaATTTTGTCTATAACAGCAAAATAAATTCTAACTTATCTCGTTTCAACGATTGCAATGAAACAAACTTTTAGTATTAGATGAGAGACGTTCTAGCTTAAGGGCAGAACATTTGGAAGTCCAATGTTTGCTCAATGATTGACCAAAAGCCGTTAACCGAACACAACCTATTAAAAGTGATGAAGAAGACCAAGACAAAATCGAGGAAACATCAGGAACGACGAAAAGAAATGCGAGTGAATGTTATTGaacacaataaaatataatatatttttatacaagatGTTGAAAGTTGAAATATAATAGAATTTTTATCGaataaatgtaatattttttattgagctaataaaatatttaattgagTTTTTATAAGCTCAATTGTGAAAGCcttcttttttaatttatttaaatgttttttttttaaatataaaatggtCGAACTAAACCCAAAACCGACGGTTACCCGGATCCAGACCATAACAGGTCACAGATGGCCAAGCAAACAGGCGGGGTTTTCCGACTTGACCCAACCTAGCGAGTCAAACCCGGACCCGGCCCGTGGCCAGGTCTAGGCTCTCAGGGAGCCACAAACATCTATTTATGATGTGATCCTACATCTGAGAGCCTTCTCAACTGTCATTTCGGCCAAGTGAAAAATATTTCACATCTGAGACTTATCAACCGTCCTTCCAGCCTTTCCTCCACTGCAACTACTAAACATGCACATTGTTGACTAAGTAAATATCAAGATCAAATCATATACTCACAGTATAACTCTGGCAATGGCACTGAATTGGGGATCAAGTATACTTAACACAAACCAACCTCTTCACTTCGTAACAAATCACGTTTTGCTCAACTGTCAGCCGGGCCAGACCAATGGCAGACGAGAAAGGGACAGCCGCCCCTTCAAaaggaaattttcaaatttcatgaaTAATATTAAACTATGTGATTTTCCTCTCAGAATACACCAAGCTTCCCATTTTGCGACTTCTTAACAGGGGCAATTTTTAACACTACAGCTTCATATACCACCATGATACAGAGTGCAAAGGGCACAGAAGATACTACTGATAGCAAGCATTAGAGATTACCAGATGTTGGTCATTGATCAATCAATATCGTCATGATATGATGGCTATCAGTTCTATTTAGATTTGAGATTTATAGAATAAATCTCTATGATATGGTATTAAGTTTCTGAAAAAACAATATGATGCAGATTAAATAACATAAAgatcaacataaaaaaaaaactacataaACACTGTTCGGTCTAGAGAAATACAAGGAAAATCTTTCGTAAATGAATCACTCTACTTGCTATTTTCTGGAAATGGAATTGAGGCACAGCAGTGATAGTATCCATTCTCATCGTACACAAACCTTTGAGAAAGATGAGCTTCACGTATAGGATACTCTCCCCATTCTTCAGAACCATAATGATCAAAAATAACCCTAGCATCAAATGAGTCGGGTTTCCTTGTGTTCTTGTTTCTGAAACAAGTATGATGAAAGGATTAGCTTCCCATAAAGAGAAACGAAAGCACCCTTGGTAGAGTTTCCAACAAAGTGAATGATTTATTAATGAAAGATACTCAAATGTATGAACTGACAAACAGAAAAAACACCTCTTTCTGTGTCGGGCATTCATAAGAGTAGCGTGTAACTGCATTCCAAGGGAAAAGTAGCCTATCTTCAGTATAAGAAAGAAAGAACATAAAAGCAGTACATATTGTAGCATGGCCAGCACTTACTCCAAGGAGAAAAATGATCAAGTTAAAGTGGGAAAGAGCTTCATTTTTGATGAATTACAGGGAAAACATCAACATTGTGATTCAGTCACTATACAGACTTCAGTGATAAGTCCAGTGGCCCAAACTCATCCGAACCAACTTTCTGAATTATGTGCCATGAGACCCCTCACCTCCATGAGATTGTAACCACCAAGCGATGGTTATTAATGGGTGATAATGAAGGTTAAAATATGCATTAGTCATTTATTGGTTGAATAATGCTTAACTTTTAAGAGGATGTTAATGACTATGAATAATAACATTTAAGACAATGACCATGAATTGAGTCACTCCTTACCTCACCCTTGAGGACCTATAGATAGAGGTTCACATCATGCAAGAAAATCATACCAAAATTTCGAGAAAGAGTGCTGCCAAATTATCGAGCCAAATTTTTGTCCAATTCAAGGAGCATAGACTTTCCGTTTAGGCGACCGATTATAGAAAAATCCAGCAGGTTCTTCAAGTTTTTGGAGCACATTTCTGTAAGTGAACTTTCTGTTTTAACTCGggatatatgttttaaaagtgaccaacatatatgtattatattgtttaaaatatgatttctgaaacACTGGAACTttgtgaactaatggtaggaatatagaTTCTGAACATTCCTGATTCATGGCCTCACCCCTCAGAGAAGAGAACagataggggactgatatcagttagccatgaaattcataaTTTGTTAAGTGCGTAATTCTGATACATGATTATTTCTGAAAAATACGAATATTACTATATATGTATGCTATTACTGTTTTAgttgaaaaatgaatttaaaggGTGAGAAGAATTCCCCTGCTTCCTGAGTGACGGCCATATCATTCACCAACTCACTCCCctctcagataagaatgaagatcAGATAGCggaagaaaaacaataatagttctggggatggtaaggAAAAAGAAGACCGCTGTCAATGTTTAAGCTTCATTTTcattatcagtttattttaagttgtatgCTTCCGCACAATAGTTAATGTTTTACATTCAGGTGCTGTAAAATATTCTGTGATTATTTCGGAGTTGTATAGACAATGTTTTCTATTTATGAATAAATAGACTGGTTGGGAAATTCTGTACTTCCGAGACTTTTTGTTTTGCAATATGTGATTGTGAAACAACGCTGGTGTCATACGCCTCCGTCTCCTGAGGAAAACTCTCAATAAAAACAATAGAAGTATGCTACTAATTGTTCGTTTgcaaacaaaggaatcaatatAGCCACTTTCCCTATTTTATCAAGTAGCAAAATAATTAAGCGGCAtcgcaaatatatatatacagaaaaagaatcaagttcaaaataatgaatttttCAGTTGTTTCACAGGGAGCACCCAGCCATCCACTAACACACAGAGACAGAACTAGAACTGAATTTTCTATGCCTTAAAGTTCAATGCATCACAGAAACCATAAGTACAGGTCATGTTTAAACATCTCCAAGCGCACTGGAGTGGAAAGGACTTGTCTTCGTctagtaaaaagaaaaaatacctTCAGCTTTTGCTGTGCATCTGTTCCAATGAGTAAACCAGCTTCAGCAAATGCATCAATGATAACTTCTAAGGAAGTTCAAGGAAATAAAAAATTGACAAGTAATTAGAGCATTTACAGCTCAAGCTGCTCGCTCTTACTCAAACGgatggtaaaaaaaattaacatggaaataaaatattgaacaCAAAATATGGATACGACTGGCACGCAAAAGACGGTCCTCTCCATCGACTTCTTCTACAGGCGCATAAAGAACACGAGCCTTGGCCAAAGACCCCTTCATGCAATCCTGCAAGAAATATTATTCAACTTTATTGGTGCATATTTTAGAGGCACTGAGAAAAAACAAGACAAGTTATTATGCCACACCAAACAGTAATACACAGTTGCAACAAGCTTTCTCCCCAACCAACCCCTAACCCAGACATGGAAAACTATGCACCCTGGCTCATGCATGGTTTATCAATATTAATGtaatagtgtgtttagaaatacTTGACGTGGCCACGTCCACAACATAATGCAGGTGTTTGTGTTTGTCTCCGAGAAAGGTTTTACCATTTCGATTGATTGGAAATAGAACATAATGGATACAATGCTACAACCACCAGAAATCAGAAACACAAACAGCGTCATATGTTGTTTGTAGATCTGCATATTCCTAGTGGGGTGTCAGGTAGAGGATTACACAGGAGTGTAGCTGaatttttgcatttttttttttggtcaatCAAGAGTAACCACCCAATGACTGAAATAAATGCTGAAGTCAGAGTTGAAATTTAATTCAGAAGAAATCCTACCAGCCCTTTGAGTTTAATCGAAACTGGCCGATTGTCCAAAACATCCATGACCTGAGACGAGACACTCTAGAAAGGAGGAATAGTGTTACTATGAATAATATTGTCTGCAACCTATGCATAATTTGGCTAAAAATATTTACCCACAAAACCTCACAAGCTGCATTAACTCGTTCTTTATTCCATAACTTCAGCATGAGAATGGTCAAGTGAAAGGTCTTGGGTTTTATAAAAATTGACTTTTCAATCCCTAAATCTGCACGAGATAGTCTGATTAAGGCAGAGGAAGAATTGCATTATATAACTATTCtttgtaaatatcaaataatgcAAATTGAGTCATGGATGAAAAGAGAGAACATAAAATTTACTGAGATCAATTGCCGGGTTTCAAAAGTTAAAGGATATCCTAAGCAGCCTAAACCACAAGGGAGTGAAGAGAAAGTTTCAATCAATAGTGGCATAATTTTGTCCTTACTGAAGGGAGAGGAGCAGGGAAGCAGAGAGAAAGAGTTAAAAACAAACAAGGTgattaaaacaataattaagCTTACCCCTTAATTTAGAAGAGCTGGACTGTGAGATGGGAGTTTCTGATTTTTTCGGATAAAAACTTACAAGAGGGATATTGGCTATTTTCACTTTGACTGGTGTATCAGCGTCTGTATCTTTGACCACAGATGCTTTTCTGGAGTGTTGATCACTTTTAACATGTACATCAACATAAGCATCACCTTTTTCAGCATTCATCACAACATCAATTTTTTGTGCTTTCATTGGTTGTTTATCTCCACTTGTACTGTCAAGGTTCTCTCCATTATCACATGCCACAATTTGTAGTATTGTCTTCTGAAACTTGATGAGCTTATCCACTAATCCAGGATGAATAGCCAAAGGGAGCGAAACAAAGTGAGAATAATCGAGAGCTCGACTATTAACTGCCTGTTCAATACATTAATATAGCAGATCAAATATCACACAAAAGCAAAAACTTCAAGTAACAAATTTCAGTGAACCAACAGATTCCGAGATAGAAAATTATGATGTCCGTTTCCTTTAGTAAAACATTTTCCATCAGGATGCAGATGCTTAAAGCTTTTACACTCCCTTGATAGAACTGTTGTGCTTTGTCAAAATAAATTTCTACCTTGAGAAAAACATTTTTCTCTCGAAAACCAGTGAAAGTTTTCATTTATCAAAAGCCTGTATGTTGGATTGATAATTGAGAAACTTTGCATCAGTCAATGTTAAGTCAGAACAAAATATATTGAGCATCATTTAAAAGACAATCAGCTTGAAATCGATTTGATTTGCTGAAGAAACTAAGCATGCCAATAATACTGTAAGACTAAATACATGCCAAACGTTTAACTTGATGGGTGAGAGTCAGTTGAAAATATATTGTTCAAAATTCGACTGAGTACAAAGATTTGGTTGCTGATCATAAAAGTAACTTCCTCACACAGTTGGGGGTGACACAAGTTTACACCGGAACTTCTGCATATGTGTGAGAAGTTGTATAACTATCTTTGTTGATGCAGTTGCTGATAACACGTGGAAATTGACATGGGCTCCCAACTACTGGACCAGCAAATTAGAGAATTGACCAAAAAAAGAATTATTGAAATGGCCCAAGTTCAGGAGCAACTCACAAGAGAGCCC contains the following coding sequences:
- the LOC140986023 gene encoding uncharacterized protein isoform X7, producing MDVKKGMLENTYRGKGKPVKQKWRAVSTQSSSFERDGEKGELQIRLENIYPATSSTNLTAERENTNSEDVNEPDHFDTCISLDDGNEDRSLDGKLMTLEKHSMSMNVGQSLMRFIARKGRGTQEEIEEETGVKIILPSSRMEESIIIEGNSIESVTKASEKVQIIIDKAVNSRALDYSHFVSLPLAIHPGLVDKLIKFQKTILQIVACDNGENLDSTSGDKQPMKAQKIDVVMNAEKGDAYVDVHVKSDQHSRKASVVKDTDADTPVKVKIANIPLVSFYPKKSETPISQSSSSKLRDLGIEKSIFIKPKTFHLTILMLKLWNKERVNAACEVLWSVSSQVMDVLDNRPVSIKLKGLDCMKGSLAKARVLYAPVEEVDGEDRLLRASQVIIDAFAEAGLLIGTDAQQKLKLHATLMNARHRKRNKNTRKPDSFDARVIFDHYGSEEWGEYPIREAHLSQRFVYDENGYYHCCASIPFPENSK
- the LOC140986023 gene encoding uncharacterized protein isoform X4 gives rise to the protein MQVGQFRAVLVLSEAQLSFIFNLSFRRSGTFRRRDSQMISTQSILRINFLAWRATNACAKSKPKQYLQKCYFRHDLSYELTMDVKKGMLENTYRGKGKPVKQKWRAVSTQSSSFERDGEKGELQIRLENIYPATSSTNLTAEHGKLMTLEKHSMSMNVGQSLMRFIARKGGTQEEIEEETGVKIILPSSRMEESIIIEGNSIESVTKASEKVQIIIDKAVNSRALDYSHFVSLPLAIHPGLVDKLIKFQKTILQIVACDNGENLDSTSGDKQPMKAQKIDVVMNAEKGDAYVDVHVKSDQHSRKASVVKDTDADTPVKVKIANIPLVSFYPKKSETPISQSSSSKLRDLGIEKSIFIKPKTFHLTILMLKLWNKERVNAACEVLWSVSSQVMDVLDNRPVSIKLKGLDCMKGSLAKARVLYAPVEEVDGEDRLLRASQVIIDAFAEAGLLIGTDAQQKLKLHATLMNARHRKRNKNTRKPDSFDARVIFDHYGSEEWGEYPIREAHLSQRFVYDENGYYHCCASIPFPENSK
- the LOC140986023 gene encoding uncharacterized protein isoform X6, which gives rise to MISTQSILRINFLAWRATNACAKSKPKQYLQKCYFRHDLSYELTMDVKKGMLENTYRGKGKPVKQKWRAVSTQSSSFERDGEKGELQIRLENIYPATSSTNLTAEHSMSMNVGQSLMRFIARKGGTQEEIEEETGVKIILPSSRMEESIIIEGNSIESVTKASEKVQIIIDKAVNSRALDYSHFVSLPLAIHPGLVDKLIKFQKTILQIVACDNGENLDSTSGDKQPMKAQKIDVVMNAEKGDAYVDVHVKSDQHSRKASVVKDTDADTPVKVKIANIPLVSFYPKKSETPISQSSSSKLRDLGIEKSIFIKPKTFHLTILMLKLWNKERVNAACEVLWSVSSQVMDVLDNRPVSIKLKGLDCMKGSLAKARVLYAPVEEVDGEDRLLRASQVIIDAFAEAGLLIGTDAQQKLKLHATLMNARHRKRNKNTRKPDSFDARVIFDHYGSEEWGEYPIREAHLSQRFVYDENGYYHCCASIPFPENSK
- the LOC140986023 gene encoding uncharacterized protein isoform X3 is translated as MISTQSILRINFLAWRATNACAKSKPKQYLQKCYFRHDLSYELTMDVKKGMLENTYRGKGKPVKQKWRAVSTQSSSFERDGEKGELQIRLENIYPATSSTNLTAEHGKLMTLEKHSMSMNVGQSLMRFIARKGRGTQEEIEEETGVKIILPSSRMEESIIIEGNSIESVTKASEKVQIIIDKAVNSRALDYSHFVSLPLAIHPGLVDKLIKFQKTILQIVACDNGENLDSTSGDKQPMKAQKIDVVMNAEKGDAYVDVHVKSDQHSRKASVVKDTDADTPVKVKIANIPLVSFYPKKSETPISQSSSSKLRDLGIEKSIFIKPKTFHLTILMLKLWNKERVNAACEVLWSVSSQVMDVLDNRPVSIKLKGLDCMKGSLAKARVLYAPVEEVDGEDRLLRASQVIIDAFAEAGLLIGTDAQQKLKLHATLMNARHRKRNKNTRKPDSFDARVIFDHYGSEEWGEYPIREAHLSQRFVYDENGYYHCCASIPFPENSK
- the LOC140986023 gene encoding uncharacterized protein isoform X2; translation: MISTQSILRINFLAWRATNACAKSKPKQYLQKCYFRHDLSYELTMDVKKGMLENTYRGKGKPVKQKWRAVSTQSSSFERDGEKGELQIRLENIYPATSSTNLTAERENTNSEDVNEPDHFDTCISLDDGNEDRSLDGKLMTLEKHSMSMNVGQSLMRFIARKGGTQEEIEEETGVKIILPSSRMEESIIIEGNSIESVTKASEKVQIIIDKAVNSRALDYSHFVSLPLAIHPGLVDKLIKFQKTILQIVACDNGENLDSTSGDKQPMKAQKIDVVMNAEKGDAYVDVHVKSDQHSRKASVVKDTDADTPVKVKIANIPLVSFYPKKSETPISQSSSSKLRDLGIEKSIFIKPKTFHLTILMLKLWNKERVNAACEVLWSVSSQVMDVLDNRPVSIKLKGLDCMKGSLAKARVLYAPVEEVDGEDRLLRASQVIIDAFAEAGLLIGTDAQQKLKLHATLMNARHRKRNKNTRKPDSFDARVIFDHYGSEEWGEYPIREAHLSQRFVYDENGYYHCCASIPFPENSK
- the LOC140986023 gene encoding uncharacterized protein isoform X5, producing MISTQSILRINFLAWRATNACAKSKPKQYLQKCYFRHDLSYELTMDVKKGMLENTYRGKGKPVKQKWRAVSTQSSSFERDGEKGELQIRLENIYPATSSTNLTAEHSMSMNVGQSLMRFIARKGRGTQEEIEEETGVKIILPSSRMEESIIIEGNSIESVTKASEKVQIIIDKAVNSRALDYSHFVSLPLAIHPGLVDKLIKFQKTILQIVACDNGENLDSTSGDKQPMKAQKIDVVMNAEKGDAYVDVHVKSDQHSRKASVVKDTDADTPVKVKIANIPLVSFYPKKSETPISQSSSSKLRDLGIEKSIFIKPKTFHLTILMLKLWNKERVNAACEVLWSVSSQVMDVLDNRPVSIKLKGLDCMKGSLAKARVLYAPVEEVDGEDRLLRASQVIIDAFAEAGLLIGTDAQQKLKLHATLMNARHRKRNKNTRKPDSFDARVIFDHYGSEEWGEYPIREAHLSQRFVYDENGYYHCCASIPFPENSK
- the LOC140986023 gene encoding uncharacterized protein isoform X1, which gives rise to MISTQSILRINFLAWRATNACAKSKPKQYLQKCYFRHDLSYELTMDVKKGMLENTYRGKGKPVKQKWRAVSTQSSSFERDGEKGELQIRLENIYPATSSTNLTAERENTNSEDVNEPDHFDTCISLDDGNEDRSLDGKLMTLEKHSMSMNVGQSLMRFIARKGRGTQEEIEEETGVKIILPSSRMEESIIIEGNSIESVTKASEKVQIIIDKAVNSRALDYSHFVSLPLAIHPGLVDKLIKFQKTILQIVACDNGENLDSTSGDKQPMKAQKIDVVMNAEKGDAYVDVHVKSDQHSRKASVVKDTDADTPVKVKIANIPLVSFYPKKSETPISQSSSSKLRDLGIEKSIFIKPKTFHLTILMLKLWNKERVNAACEVLWSVSSQVMDVLDNRPVSIKLKGLDCMKGSLAKARVLYAPVEEVDGEDRLLRASQVIIDAFAEAGLLIGTDAQQKLKLHATLMNARHRKRNKNTRKPDSFDARVIFDHYGSEEWGEYPIREAHLSQRFVYDENGYYHCCASIPFPENSK